The Streptomyces sp. HUAS CB01 genome has a segment encoding these proteins:
- a CDS encoding MGMT family protein encodes MSDEVPELPEYAERVLEVAEHIPPGRVMTYGDVAEWLGEGGPRQVGRVMALYGGVGPWWRVVRSDGALLAGHELRALQHYRTEGTPLRQAPPGAEGHVPRLDMRRARWDGGAAADGAGEGAHI; translated from the coding sequence ATGAGCGATGAGGTGCCGGAACTGCCGGAGTACGCGGAGCGGGTGCTCGAGGTGGCCGAGCACATCCCGCCCGGCCGGGTCATGACGTACGGGGACGTCGCCGAATGGCTCGGCGAGGGCGGGCCGCGCCAGGTCGGCCGGGTGATGGCGCTCTACGGAGGGGTGGGTCCCTGGTGGCGTGTGGTGCGCTCCGACGGCGCCCTGCTGGCCGGCCACGAGCTGCGGGCACTGCAGCACTACCGCACGGAGGGCACCCCGCTGCGGCAGGCGCCGCCGGGCGCGGAGGGCCATGTGCCGCGCCTGGACATGCGGCGCGCCCGCTGGGACGGCGGTGCCGCGGCAGACGGGGCGGGCGAAGGGGCTCACATCTGA
- a CDS encoding UvrD-helicase domain-containing protein, with translation MSSSSSTGRTPHRRVRQGFPPGPQGRKGRPPGAYRLVRTSPGPVDPPLLDASQRAVVDHERGPLLVLAGPGTGKTTTLVEAVASRIERGADPERLLVLTFSRKAAVELRDRMAVRLGGARAPQATTFHSFCYALVRAHQDADLFAEPLRLLSGPEQDVAVRDLLAGQLDLEREGRAGARWPAELRACLTTRGFADEVRAVLARSRELGLGPDALAAFARRTGRPDWGAAAAFLAEYLDVLDLQGVLDYAELVHRASLLAERPGTGEQIAQRYDAVFVDEYQDTDPAQVRLLRALEGAGRTLVAFGDPDQSIYAFRGADVNGILDFPAVFRRSDGRPAGVAVLTASRRSGAALLSATRLLTQRMPLPRLPSDKVRAHRELTAARAGGRVEVYTYPTASTELDNVADILRRAHLEEGVPWNDMAVLVRAGNRSLPATRRALTMAGVPVETDGDDIPLRHEAAVTPLLTALRTAARPLATGDPDAGGTGGDGDGSGGAAVGGGRDGEDPADEGRGVGGAADEGREEEDRRVGGRHDDGDGAYEGGRDDADRGADGGRYAGGAPASPSGPGSDEATGPDGRTGADEATAPDAGSAPAPGSGSARQDEPSIDPDTAATLLTSPLGGMDTADLRRLGRALRDEERAAGNRVPPPSDVLIARALAEPERLTAHDPAYARAAQRLGVLLRKARELLDGGGTAEEALWELWTGTPWPQRLERAALRGGPAGRNADRDLDAVCALFETAARAEERTGGRGALNFLDEVEAQDIAADTLARRPERPAAVRLMTAHRAKGLEWGLVVVAGVQEGLWPDLRRRGSLLEADRIGRDGLAEPLTPGALLAEERRLFYVAATRARDRLVVTAVKAPSDDGDQPSRFLTELGVEPRDITGRPRRPLAVAPLVAELRATTVDPEASDALRDAAARRLARLAALTDDEGQPLVPAAHPYRWWGLQDPTHSGVPLRDRDHPVTLSGSALDQLANTCALQWFLGREVRADAPATAAQGFGNVVHVLADEVASGRTPADLAVLMERLDSVWDALAFDAPWKSAQEKEHARAALERFLRWHVMDRGGRTPVATEHDFDVTLGAGPYEVRIRGSMDRVEQDEQGRAYVVDFKTGKQTPTKDEVAHHPQLAVYQLAVREGAVDDVFDGRRPAPGGAELVQLRQAAPKKEGGDSLPRVQSQEPLSGEWVGDLLATAAGRVLDERFTPSTGSQCEHCAFRSSCSARPEGRHIVE, from the coding sequence GTGAGTTCCTCCTCCTCCACCGGGCGTACACCGCACCGTCGGGTACGGCAGGGGTTCCCCCCGGGCCCGCAAGGGCGCAAGGGGAGGCCCCCGGGCGCGTACCGACTGGTGCGTACCTCGCCGGGCCCGGTGGATCCCCCTCTCCTGGACGCCTCGCAGCGCGCGGTGGTTGACCACGAGCGCGGGCCACTGCTCGTGCTCGCGGGACCGGGCACGGGAAAGACGACGACCCTCGTCGAGGCCGTCGCCTCCCGGATCGAGCGCGGCGCGGACCCCGAGCGGCTGCTGGTGCTCACCTTCAGTCGGAAGGCCGCGGTCGAACTGCGCGACCGGATGGCCGTGCGGCTCGGCGGCGCACGAGCGCCGCAGGCCACGACCTTCCACTCCTTCTGCTACGCGCTCGTGCGGGCCCACCAGGACGCGGACCTGTTCGCCGAACCGTTGCGCCTGCTGTCCGGGCCCGAGCAGGACGTGGCCGTCCGCGACCTGCTGGCCGGACAGCTCGACCTGGAACGGGAAGGCCGGGCCGGTGCGCGCTGGCCGGCCGAGCTGCGGGCGTGCCTGACCACCCGCGGCTTCGCCGACGAGGTGCGTGCCGTCCTCGCCCGCAGCCGGGAACTCGGCCTCGGCCCGGACGCGCTGGCGGCCTTCGCCCGGCGCACCGGACGACCCGACTGGGGCGCCGCCGCGGCCTTCCTCGCCGAGTACCTGGACGTCCTGGATCTGCAGGGCGTCCTCGACTACGCCGAACTCGTCCACCGGGCGTCGCTGCTCGCCGAGCGGCCGGGGACCGGCGAGCAGATCGCCCAGCGGTACGACGCCGTCTTCGTCGACGAGTACCAGGACACGGACCCGGCCCAGGTCCGGCTGCTGCGAGCGCTGGAGGGGGCAGGCCGCACCCTGGTGGCGTTCGGCGACCCCGACCAGTCCATCTACGCCTTCCGGGGCGCGGACGTGAACGGCATCCTCGACTTCCCCGCGGTCTTCCGCCGCAGCGACGGCCGGCCGGCCGGCGTCGCGGTCCTGACGGCGTCCCGCCGTTCCGGGGCCGCCCTGCTGTCGGCGACCCGTCTGCTCACCCAGCGGATGCCGCTGCCCCGGCTGCCCTCGGACAAGGTCCGCGCCCACCGCGAGCTGACCGCGGCCCGTGCGGGCGGCCGCGTCGAGGTGTACACCTACCCGACCGCCTCCACGGAACTCGACAACGTCGCCGACATCCTGCGGCGCGCGCACCTGGAGGAGGGCGTGCCGTGGAACGACATGGCGGTCCTCGTCCGCGCGGGCAACCGCAGTCTCCCGGCGACGAGGCGTGCGCTCACCATGGCCGGTGTGCCGGTCGAGACGGACGGCGACGACATCCCCCTGCGTCACGAGGCCGCGGTGACGCCCCTCCTGACCGCCCTGCGGACCGCCGCGAGGCCGCTTGCGACGGGGGACCCCGACGCGGGTGGGACCGGCGGCGACGGTGACGGTTCCGGCGGCGCTGCCGTGGGCGGAGGCCGGGACGGGGAAGACCCGGCCGATGAAGGCCGGGGCGTCGGCGGTGCCGCGGACGAGGGGCGGGAGGAGGAAGACCGGCGGGTCGGCGGCCGCCACGACGACGGTGACGGTGCGTACGAGGGCGGCCGTGACGACGCCGACCGGGGAGCGGACGGCGGCCGGTACGCCGGCGGGGCCCCCGCCTCCCCCTCCGGCCCGGGCTCGGACGAGGCCACCGGCCCGGACGGGCGCACCGGCGCGGACGAGGCCACCGCCCCGGACGCCGGTTCCGCTCCCGCTCCCGGCTCCGGATCCGCGCGTCAGGACGAGCCCTCCATCGACCCCGACACCGCCGCCACCCTCCTCACCTCCCCCCTCGGCGGCATGGACACCGCCGATCTCCGCCGCCTCGGCCGCGCCCTCCGTGACGAGGAGCGGGCGGCGGGCAACCGTGTGCCGCCCCCCTCCGACGTGCTCATCGCCCGCGCCCTCGCCGAGCCGGAGCGGCTGACCGCGCACGACCCCGCCTACGCCCGGGCCGCCCAGCGGCTCGGCGTCCTGCTGCGCAAGGCCCGTGAGCTGCTCGACGGCGGCGGCACCGCCGAGGAGGCCCTCTGGGAGCTGTGGACCGGCACGCCCTGGCCGCAGCGCCTGGAGCGGGCCGCCCTGCGCGGCGGCCCGGCCGGCCGCAACGCCGACCGCGACCTCGACGCCGTCTGCGCGCTGTTCGAGACCGCTGCCCGCGCCGAGGAGCGCACCGGCGGACGTGGTGCCCTGAACTTCCTGGACGAGGTCGAGGCCCAGGACATCGCCGCCGACACGCTCGCCCGCCGGCCCGAACGCCCCGCGGCGGTCCGACTCATGACCGCCCACCGGGCCAAGGGTCTCGAATGGGGGCTCGTCGTGGTCGCCGGCGTGCAGGAGGGCCTCTGGCCGGACCTGCGCCGCCGCGGCTCCCTCCTGGAGGCCGACCGGATCGGCCGCGACGGACTCGCCGAGCCGCTCACCCCCGGCGCCCTGCTCGCCGAGGAACGCCGGCTGTTCTACGTGGCCGCCACCCGCGCCAGGGACCGTCTCGTGGTCACCGCCGTCAAGGCCCCTTCCGACGACGGCGACCAGCCCTCGCGCTTCCTCACCGAGCTGGGCGTCGAACCGCGCGACATCACCGGCCGGCCGCGCCGGCCGCTCGCCGTCGCCCCGCTGGTGGCCGAGCTCAGGGCCACGACCGTCGACCCCGAGGCCTCCGACGCGCTCCGCGACGCCGCCGCACGACGGCTGGCCCGGCTCGCCGCGCTCACGGACGACGAGGGCCAGCCGCTGGTGCCCGCAGCACACCCGTACCGCTGGTGGGGACTTCAGGACCCGACGCACAGCGGGGTGCCCCTCCGCGACCGCGACCACCCCGTCACCCTGTCCGGCAGCGCCCTGGACCAGCTCGCGAACACCTGTGCCCTCCAGTGGTTCCTGGGGCGCGAGGTCAGGGCGGACGCCCCGGCCACCGCCGCGCAGGGCTTCGGCAACGTCGTCCACGTCCTCGCCGACGAGGTCGCCTCCGGCCGTACCCCCGCCGACCTCGCCGTCCTCATGGAACGCCTCGACTCCGTGTGGGACGCCCTCGCCTTCGACGCACCCTGGAAGTCCGCCCAGGAGAAGGAGCACGCGCGCGCGGCGCTCGAACGCTTTCTGCGCTGGCACGTCATGGACCGGGGCGGCCGTACCCCCGTCGCCACCGAGCACGACTTCGACGTCACCCTCGGAGCCGGTCCGTACGAGGTGCGCATCCGGGGCTCCATGGACCGCGTCGAGCAGGACGAGCAGGGACGGGCGTACGTCGTCGACTTCAAGACCGGCAAGCAGACCCCGACGAAGGACGAGGTCGCCCACCACCCCCAGCTCGCCGTCTACCAGCTCGCCGTCCGCGAGGGCGCCGTCGACGACGTCTTCGACGGCCGGCGCCCCGCGCCCGGTGGCGCCGAACTCGTGCAGCTGCGCCAGGCCGCCCCCAAGAAGGAGGGCGGGGACTCCCTCCCGCGCGTCCAGTCACAGGAACCGCTCTCCGGCGAATGGGTCGGGGACCTGCTCGCCACCGCCGCCGGCCGGGTCCTCGACGAACGCTTCACCCCCAGCACCGGCTCCCAGTGCGAGCACTGCGCCTTCCGCTCCTCGTGCAGCGCCCGGCCCGAAGGACGCCACATCGTCGAATGA
- a CDS encoding UvrD-helicase domain-containing protein, whose protein sequence is MSARITDPEQLKELLGIPFTPEQTACITAPPAPQVIVAGAGSGKTTVMAARVVWLVGTGQVAPEQVLGLTFTNKAAGELAERVRTALVRAGVTDPDVIDPDDPPGEPSISTYHAFAGRLLTDHGLRIGLEPTSRLLADATRHQLAARVLREAPGPYPALTRSFPTLVSDLLALDAELAEHLVAPEALRAHDSALLSELESVKLGNADLRKVPEAAAARRELLDLVVRYREAKRSRDLLDFGDQIALSARLALTRPEVGRILRDEFRVVLLDEYQDTSVAQRLLLAGLFGRGAAPDGPPGEGAGHPVTAVGDPCQAIYGWRGASVANLDDFPEHFPYADGRPATRFSLSENRRSGGRLLDLANGLAEPLRARHEGVEALRPAPGAERDGSVRVALLSTHAEEIDWLADSIAHLVRTGKEPGEIAVLCRTAGDFAAIQGALVARDVPVEVVGLSGLLHLPEVADLVAVCEVLQDPGANASLVRLLTGPRWRIGARDLALLGRRARLLVHRSGDDGGADADQRLAAAVEGTDPAEVVSLADALDTFLEQAGPDDGLPFSAEARVRFARLATELRDLRRSLADPLMDVLHRVLATTGLDVELSASPHALAARRRETLAGFLDVAASFASLDGEATLLAFLGFLRTAEQYEKGLDNALPGGENTVKVLTAHKSKGLEWDVVAVPGLVADQFPSTRSRESWTSQAKVLPHALRGDAATLPGVTAWDAKGLKAYKEEMKEHQHTEELRLGYVTFTRPRSLLLGSAHWWGPTQKRRRGPSAFLEALYDHCAAGFGEIEAWAEEPEEDAENPALRAATAEQAWPLPLDPTATARRRAAADTVLAHLALMTGTGTGAMAGPGRPPAVLDDGPPGSPGRHGFDLFDFEGTAPAGATGALPDDPSDEDLWPEDLTEPDDEPWPDEPWPGEDGEDGEDAGVVPDEDDRAAGLLGADLALPGAPGRIAPAGAPGEPHEPSAPESGRPASGAPGAPGDPASGDHESERPASGAPGAPGDPASGDHESERPASDESAAPGAPAAPGSAAPVPGAPGEPHEPSAPAPGGLTPGGLTPGGLTPGGLTPGGLTPGGLTPGGLTPGGLTPGGLAPGAPYDGDDPTARPRSLPHPRLPAQRAEPLTPEDARVIASWDRDLEALTGELRRARASVREVPLPASLSASQLLRLAADPDGFARELARPMPRPPQRAARRGTRFHAWVEARFEELPLPMLGPDELPGGDPDDAVIEDERELAALKEAFERTPYADRVPYRLEAPVQVSLAGRVIRGRIDAVYRDGTTGAFEIVDWKTGRGRDADPLQLAVYRLAWAEQHGLPPESVGAAFVHVRTGEVVRPTALPDRAGLERILLDDRPASGGAPSGDGPARGGPSDAPRGDPPPDGTGPRSVPDRAVGGTAPGAG, encoded by the coding sequence GTGTCCGCACGCATCACCGATCCCGAGCAGCTCAAGGAGCTGCTCGGCATCCCGTTCACCCCGGAGCAGACGGCCTGCATCACCGCGCCGCCCGCGCCGCAGGTCATCGTGGCCGGGGCGGGGTCCGGGAAGACGACGGTGATGGCCGCCAGGGTGGTGTGGCTGGTGGGCACGGGCCAGGTCGCCCCCGAGCAGGTCCTCGGGCTGACCTTCACCAACAAGGCCGCGGGCGAGCTCGCCGAGCGCGTCCGCACGGCCCTCGTCCGGGCCGGGGTGACCGACCCGGACGTGATCGACCCGGACGATCCGCCGGGCGAACCCAGCATCTCGACGTACCACGCCTTCGCCGGACGGCTCCTCACGGACCACGGCCTCCGCATCGGTCTGGAGCCGACCTCCCGGCTGCTCGCCGACGCCACGCGCCACCAGCTCGCCGCACGCGTGCTGCGCGAGGCCCCGGGCCCCTACCCCGCGCTGACCAGGTCCTTCCCCACCCTCGTCAGCGACCTGCTCGCGCTCGACGCGGAACTGGCCGAGCACCTCGTTGCCCCGGAGGCACTCCGCGCGCACGACTCCGCGCTCCTGAGCGAACTGGAGAGCGTCAAGCTCGGCAACGCGGACCTGCGCAAGGTCCCCGAGGCGGCGGCCGCCCGCCGGGAGCTGCTCGACCTCGTCGTGCGCTACCGCGAGGCCAAGCGCTCCCGGGACCTCCTCGACTTCGGCGACCAGATCGCCCTGTCCGCACGGCTCGCGCTCACCCGCCCCGAGGTCGGCCGCATCCTGCGGGACGAGTTCCGGGTGGTCCTGCTGGACGAGTACCAGGACACGTCCGTGGCCCAGCGCCTGCTGCTCGCGGGCCTGTTCGGCAGGGGTGCCGCCCCAGACGGCCCGCCCGGCGAGGGCGCGGGCCATCCCGTGACCGCGGTGGGCGACCCCTGCCAGGCGATCTACGGCTGGCGCGGTGCGTCCGTCGCCAACCTCGACGACTTCCCCGAGCACTTCCCGTACGCCGACGGCCGCCCCGCCACCCGCTTCTCCCTGAGCGAGAACCGACGCAGCGGCGGCCGGCTCCTCGACCTCGCGAACGGCCTCGCCGAGCCGCTGCGCGCCCGCCACGAGGGCGTCGAGGCGCTGCGGCCCGCGCCCGGGGCGGAGCGGGACGGCTCCGTGCGGGTCGCCCTTCTGTCCACCCACGCCGAGGAGATCGACTGGCTCGCCGACTCGATCGCCCATCTCGTCCGCACGGGCAAGGAGCCGGGCGAGATCGCGGTGCTGTGCCGCACGGCGGGGGACTTCGCGGCGATCCAGGGCGCGCTCGTCGCCCGGGACGTCCCCGTGGAGGTCGTCGGCCTCTCCGGTCTGCTGCACCTGCCGGAGGTCGCCGACCTGGTCGCGGTGTGCGAGGTGCTCCAGGATCCGGGCGCGAACGCCTCGCTCGTCCGGCTCCTCACCGGGCCGCGCTGGCGCATCGGCGCCCGCGACCTGGCCCTGCTCGGGCGCCGGGCCCGCCTGCTGGTCCACCGTTCCGGCGACGACGGCGGCGCGGACGCCGACCAGCGGCTCGCCGCCGCCGTCGAGGGCACCGACCCGGCCGAGGTGGTCTCGCTCGCCGACGCCCTCGACACCTTCCTGGAACAGGCCGGACCGGACGACGGCCTGCCGTTCTCCGCCGAGGCCCGGGTGCGGTTCGCCCGCCTCGCCACCGAACTGCGCGACCTGCGGCGCTCCCTGGCCGACCCGCTGATGGACGTCCTCCACCGCGTTCTGGCCACCACCGGCCTGGACGTGGAACTCTCCGCCTCGCCCCACGCCCTGGCCGCCCGCCGCCGTGAGACCCTCGCGGGCTTCCTCGACGTCGCGGCGTCCTTCGCCTCGCTCGACGGCGAGGCGACGCTGCTGGCCTTCCTCGGCTTCCTGCGGACGGCCGAGCAGTACGAGAAGGGCCTCGACAACGCGCTGCCCGGCGGCGAGAACACCGTGAAGGTGCTCACCGCCCACAAGTCCAAGGGGCTGGAGTGGGACGTCGTCGCGGTCCCCGGGCTGGTCGCCGACCAGTTCCCCAGCACCCGCTCCCGTGAGTCCTGGACCTCCCAGGCCAAGGTCCTGCCCCATGCGCTGCGCGGCGACGCCGCGACCCTGCCGGGCGTCACCGCCTGGGACGCGAAGGGCCTCAAGGCCTACAAGGAGGAGATGAAGGAGCACCAGCACACGGAGGAACTCCGGCTGGGCTATGTGACGTTCACCCGCCCTCGGTCTTTGCTCCTCGGCTCGGCCCACTGGTGGGGCCCGACCCAGAAGCGCCGTCGCGGCCCGTCAGCGTTCCTGGAGGCGCTGTACGACCACTGCGCCGCGGGCTTCGGCGAGATCGAGGCGTGGGCCGAGGAACCGGAGGAGGACGCAGAGAACCCGGCGCTCCGCGCCGCGACGGCGGAGCAGGCGTGGCCGCTTCCGCTGGATCCCACGGCGACCGCGCGCCGCCGGGCGGCCGCGGACACGGTGCTGGCCCATCTGGCGCTGATGACCGGCACCGGCACCGGCGCCATGGCGGGTCCGGGCCGGCCCCCGGCCGTGCTCGACGACGGGCCTCCGGGATCGCCCGGACGCCACGGGTTCGACCTCTTCGACTTCGAGGGCACTGCGCCGGCCGGAGCCACCGGCGCCCTCCCTGACGACCCGTCCGACGAGGACCTCTGGCCCGAGGACCTCACGGAACCCGACGACGAACCGTGGCCGGACGAGCCGTGGCCCGGTGAGGACGGCGAGGACGGCGAGGACGCCGGCGTCGTGCCCGACGAGGACGACAGGGCCGCCGGCCTGCTCGGCGCGGACCTCGCACTCCCCGGAGCCCCGGGGCGCATCGCGCCCGCCGGGGCGCCCGGAGAGCCCCACGAGCCTTCGGCCCCCGAATCCGGAAGGCCCGCGTCCGGCGCGCCCGGAGCCCCCGGCGACCCCGCGTCCGGCGACCACGAGTCGGAAAGGCCCGCGTCCGGCGCGCCCGGAGCCCCCGGCGACCCCGCGTCCGGCGACCACGAGTCGGAAAGGCCCGCATCCGACGAGTCGGCGGCCCCCGGCGCCCCCGCAGCCCCCGGCTCCGCCGCCCCCGTTCCCGGGGCGCCCGGAGAGCCCCATGAGCCTTCGGCTCCCGCGCCCGGCGGGCTCACGCCCGGCGGGCTCACGCCCGGCGGGCTCACGCCCGGCGGGCTCACGCCCGGCGGGCTCACGCCCGGCGGGCTCACGCCCGGCGGGCTCACGCCCGGCGGGCTCACGCCCGGCGGGCTCGCCCCCGGCGCCCCGTACGACGGCGACGACCCCACCGCCCGCCCCCGTTCCCTGCCCCACCCCCGGCTGCCCGCTCAGCGTGCCGAGCCCCTCACGCCCGAGGACGCCCGCGTCATCGCCTCCTGGGACCGCGATCTCGAAGCGCTCACCGGCGAGCTCCGCCGGGCCCGCGCATCCGTGCGCGAGGTCCCCCTGCCGGCGTCGCTGTCGGCGTCGCAGTTGCTGCGGCTGGCCGCCGACCCTGACGGCTTCGCCCGGGAACTGGCGCGTCCCATGCCCCGTCCGCCCCAGCGCGCCGCCCGTCGGGGCACCCGCTTCCACGCCTGGGTGGAGGCGCGCTTCGAGGAACTGCCGCTGCCGATGCTCGGGCCGGACGAACTGCCCGGCGGCGACCCGGACGACGCCGTCATCGAGGACGAGCGCGAGCTCGCCGCGCTCAAGGAGGCGTTCGAGCGCACGCCGTACGCCGACCGTGTCCCGTACCGGCTGGAGGCCCCCGTACAGGTCAGCCTGGCGGGCAGGGTCATCCGGGGCCGGATCGACGCCGTGTACCGCGACGGGACGACGGGTGCCTTCGAGATCGTGGACTGGAAGACCGGCCGCGGCCGCGACGCCGATCCGCTCCAGCTCGCCGTCTACCGCCTCGCCTGGGCCGAGCAGCACGGCCTCCCGCCCGAGTCCGTCGGCGCGGCGTTCGTCCATGTCCGCACCGGAGAGGTCGTCCGTCCCACCGCGCTGCCCGACAGGGCCGGCCTCGAGCGGATCCTCCTGGACGACCGCCCGGCGTCCGGCGGGGCCCCGTCCGGCGACGGTCCCGCCCGCGGGGGCCCGTCCGATGCTCCGCGCGGAGACCCCCCGCCCGACGGCACCGGGCCCCGGTCCGTCCCCGACCGGGCGGTCGGCGGGACCGCCCCCGGCGCCGGATAG
- a CDS encoding dipeptidase, with product MSDTPDNAVRTYIAQHREAFLGDLAEWLRIPSVSAQPEHDKDVRRSAEWLAAKLTGTGFPTAEVWEVPLAAPGAPQGAPAVFAEWPSDDPDAPTVLVYGHHDVQPAAREDGWDTDPFDPVVRDGRMYGRGAADDKGQVLFHTLGVRAHLAATGRTSPAVHLKLLVEGEEESGSPHFRALVEQHRDRLAADVVIVSDTGMWSETTPTVCTGMRGLADCEIALHGPDQDIHSGSFGGAVPNPATVAARIVAALHDEDERVAIPGFYDGVRELTATERELLAELPFDEAEWLRTAKSYGTLGEAGHTTLERIWTRPTAEVNGIGGGYQGPGGKTIIPASARLKLSFRLVAGQDPDRVEDAVRAWIASRVPAGIRHEIAFGAATRPCLTPLDHPALQALARSMSRAFDGQKIRFTREGGSGPAADLQDVLGAPVLFLGISVPSDGWHAPNEKVELALLLKGVETAAYLWGDLAGALH from the coding sequence ATGAGCGACACCCCGGACAACGCCGTCCGTACGTACATAGCGCAGCACCGCGAGGCCTTCCTCGGCGACCTCGCCGAGTGGCTGCGCATCCCGTCCGTCTCCGCGCAGCCGGAGCACGACAAGGACGTACGGCGCAGCGCGGAGTGGCTGGCGGCGAAGCTCACCGGGACCGGGTTCCCGACCGCCGAGGTCTGGGAGGTCCCCCTGGCCGCGCCGGGCGCGCCCCAAGGCGCTCCGGCTGTCTTCGCCGAATGGCCGTCCGACGATCCGGACGCCCCCACGGTGCTCGTCTACGGCCACCACGACGTGCAGCCCGCCGCCCGTGAGGACGGCTGGGACACCGATCCGTTCGATCCGGTCGTCAGGGACGGCCGGATGTACGGCCGAGGCGCCGCCGACGACAAGGGGCAGGTCCTCTTCCACACCCTCGGCGTACGCGCCCACCTCGCCGCCACCGGCCGCACGAGCCCGGCCGTCCACCTCAAGCTCCTCGTCGAGGGCGAGGAGGAGTCCGGCTCCCCGCACTTCCGCGCCCTGGTCGAGCAGCACCGGGACCGGCTCGCGGCCGACGTCGTGATCGTCTCCGACACGGGCATGTGGTCGGAGACGACGCCCACCGTGTGCACCGGCATGCGCGGCCTCGCCGACTGCGAGATCGCCCTGCACGGACCGGACCAGGACATCCACTCGGGTTCCTTCGGCGGCGCCGTGCCCAACCCGGCCACCGTCGCCGCCCGGATCGTCGCGGCGCTGCACGACGAGGACGAGCGGGTGGCGATTCCGGGTTTCTACGACGGTGTCCGCGAGCTGACCGCGACCGAGCGCGAACTCCTCGCCGAGCTGCCGTTCGACGAAGCAGAGTGGCTGCGCACGGCCAAGTCGTACGGGACGCTCGGCGAGGCCGGCCACACCACCCTGGAACGCATCTGGACCCGTCCGACCGCCGAGGTCAACGGCATCGGCGGCGGCTACCAGGGCCCCGGCGGGAAGACGATCATTCCGGCCTCGGCCCGGCTGAAGCTCTCCTTCCGGCTGGTCGCCGGCCAGGACCCGGACCGGGTGGAGGACGCGGTCCGCGCCTGGATCGCGTCCCGGGTGCCCGCCGGAATCCGCCACGAGATCGCGTTCGGTGCGGCGACCCGGCCGTGCCTCACGCCCCTCGACCACCCCGCCCTGCAGGCGCTCGCCCGCTCGATGAGCCGCGCCTTCGACGGGCAGAAGATCCGCTTCACGCGGGAGGGCGGCTCGGGACCCGCCGCCGACCTCCAGGACGTGCTCGGCGCGCCGGTGCTGTTCCTGGGTATCTCCGTACCGTCCGACGGCTGGCACGCGCCCAACGAGAAGGTCGAGCTGGCACTGCTGCTGAAGGGCGTCGAAACCGCCGCGTACCTGTGGGGCGACCTGGCCGGCGCCCTCCACTGA
- the nudC gene encoding NAD(+) diphosphatase: protein MSTFDHIADGRPIGLTAPSGIDRAAHHRLDEAWLAAAWSHPATRVFVVSGGQVLIDDTPDGRTELVTTPAFEAPPTETHRYFLGTDEDGVSYFALQKDSLPGRMDQSARPAGLREAGLLLSPRDAGLMVHAVALENWQRLHRFCSRCGERTVIAAAGHIRRCPACGAEHYPRTDPAVIMLVTDEEDRALLGRQVHWPEGRFSTLAGFVEPGESIEQSVIREVHEEAGVTVGDVEYVASQPWPFPYSLMLGFMARATSSEICVDGEEIHEARWFSREDLCAAFESGEVLPPYGISIASRLIELWYGKPLPKPGSPA from the coding sequence GTGAGCACCTTCGATCACATCGCCGACGGCCGTCCCATCGGCCTCACCGCGCCCAGCGGCATCGACCGCGCCGCGCACCACCGACTCGACGAGGCATGGCTGGCGGCGGCGTGGAGCCACCCGGCGACACGCGTGTTCGTCGTCTCCGGCGGGCAGGTGCTGATCGACGACACCCCCGACGGCCGTACCGAACTGGTGACGACCCCGGCCTTCGAGGCACCCCCCACCGAGACCCACCGGTACTTCCTCGGCACCGACGAGGACGGCGTCAGCTACTTCGCCCTGCAGAAGGACTCCCTCCCGGGCCGTATGGACCAGTCCGCCCGCCCCGCGGGGCTGCGCGAGGCCGGTCTGCTGCTGTCGCCCAGGGACGCGGGGCTGATGGTCCACGCGGTGGCCCTGGAGAACTGGCAGCGGCTCCACCGCTTCTGCTCCCGCTGCGGCGAACGGACCGTCATCGCGGCCGCCGGGCACATCCGCCGCTGCCCGGCCTGCGGCGCCGAGCACTACCCGCGCACCGACCCCGCAGTGATCATGCTCGTCACCGACGAGGAGGACCGCGCGCTGCTCGGCCGCCAGGTCCACTGGCCGGAGGGCCGCTTCTCCACCCTCGCCGGCTTCGTCGAGCCCGGTGAGTCCATCGAGCAGTCGGTGATCCGCGAGGTCCACGAGGAGGCCGGCGTCACCGTCGGCGACGTCGAGTACGTCGCCAGCCAGCCGTGGCCCTTCCCGTACAGCCTGATGCTCGGCTTCATGGCCCGCGCCACCTCGTCCGAGATCTGCGTGGACGGCGAGGAGATCCACGAGGCCCGCTGGTTCTCCCGGGAGGACCTGTGCGCCGCGTTCGAGTCCGGGGAGGTCCTTCCCCCGTACGGCATCTCGATCGCCTCCCGGCTGATCGAGCTCTGGTACGGCAAGCCCCTGCCGAAGCCGGGCTCCCCCGCCTGA
- a CDS encoding mycoredoxin translates to MQGTLTMYSTTWCGYCRRLKSQLDREGISYVEINIEEDPQSAAFVEKANNGNQTVPTVLVVPPNGGENIVMTNPSLAQVKQALAS, encoded by the coding sequence ATGCAGGGAACTCTGACGATGTACAGCACCACCTGGTGCGGCTACTGCCGGCGGCTGAAGAGCCAGCTGGACCGTGAGGGGATCTCGTACGTCGAGATCAACATCGAGGAGGACCCGCAGTCGGCCGCGTTCGTCGAGAAGGCGAACAACGGCAACCAGACCGTCCCGACCGTCCTCGTGGTGCCGCCGAACGGCGGCGAGAACATCGTCATGACGAACCCCAGCCTGGCCCAGGTGAAGCAGGCTCTCGCGAGCTGA